The following are from one region of the Paenibacillus protaetiae genome:
- a CDS encoding nuclear transport factor 2 family protein, translating into MIKIPESVAIYFNAVNDNDPETFLAAFDEHAFVVDMKRKFVGKNAISSWSKSEIFEPKVQFAIIDAREQDDNFIVTVSIDGEFDKTNLPDPLLMNHRFMHANGKIKEMYISFT; encoded by the coding sequence ATGATTAAAATTCCAGAATCCGTGGCGATTTATTTTAACGCGGTGAATGACAACGATCCCGAAACTTTTCTAGCGGCATTCGATGAGCATGCATTTGTTGTCGATATGAAAAGAAAGTTCGTTGGGAAGAATGCAATTTCCAGCTGGAGCAAATCGGAAATATTCGAACCGAAGGTTCAATTTGCCATTATTGATGCCAGGGAGCAAGATGACAATTTTATTGTCACTGTATCTATAGATGGTGAATTTGATAAAACCAATCTGCCTGACCCTCTCCTAATGAATCATCGGTTCATGCATGCTAATGGAAAAATAAAGGAAATGTATATCTCTTTCACATAA
- a CDS encoding SDR family oxidoreductase produces the protein MSYASYEKEFYGQRALITGGTQGMGLAIVKRLAGAGATVLTTARNKPANYNIPNVHFVQADIMKPEGTQAIVDAVKEKLGGIDILINTVGGSSSPAGGALALTEEHWLEELNLNLLGSVRLDRNLLPLMLEQGRGVIIHISSIQRVLPLYESTLAYAAAKAALTTYSKGLSNEFAPQGIRVNTIAPGFIQTEAANRLIDRLAVTAGSRETALKLLMDSLGGIPFGRPGMPEEVAELAAFLASDRAAAIHGSEYVIDGGTVPTV, from the coding sequence ATGAGCTATGCATCTTATGAAAAGGAATTTTATGGACAGCGGGCATTGATTACAGGAGGAACACAAGGTATGGGCCTTGCAATCGTGAAACGATTGGCAGGAGCCGGCGCGACTGTACTAACCACAGCTAGAAATAAACCGGCTAATTATAATATTCCTAATGTTCATTTTGTACAAGCAGACATTATGAAACCTGAAGGAACGCAAGCCATTGTAGATGCTGTAAAAGAAAAACTCGGCGGAATTGACATCTTAATTAATACTGTTGGCGGCTCAAGTTCCCCAGCTGGCGGCGCACTTGCATTAACCGAGGAGCATTGGCTTGAGGAATTAAATTTGAACCTTCTTGGTTCTGTCCGTTTGGATCGTAATTTGCTTCCGCTAATGCTTGAACAAGGCAGAGGCGTAATCATCCATATTAGTTCTATTCAAAGAGTTTTACCGTTGTATGAATCCACTTTGGCATACGCGGCTGCAAAAGCAGCTTTAACAACTTACAGCAAAGGACTATCTAACGAATTCGCTCCACAAGGAATTCGTGTAAATACAATCGCACCAGGGTTTATTCAAACTGAAGCGGCTAACCGTCTAATTGATCGTCTTGCTGTTACTGCGGGAAGTCGCGAAACTGCTTTGAAGCTGCTGATGGATTCCCTTGGAGGTATTCCATTTGGCCGCCCTGGAATGCCAGAAGAAGTTGCTGAACTCGCTGCATTTTTGGCCTCGGACCGCGCAGCCGCTATTCACGGCAGTGAGTATGTCATTGACGGGGGCACAGTCCCAACAGTTTAA
- a CDS encoding LysR family transcriptional regulator yields MELTQLEYFLKVARMEHLTKAAESLSITQPALSHSISKLEAELGVPLFERKGRNLKINRYGLMFSKHVEKILQEVQRGKKEIEEHSNPDSGVIHLAYLNILGVDLIPNLIRDYQKLNPAITFELSQGDKGTILNQVEEGQSDLMITSEKPVNDTFEWVPMLSLPLYLVVSADHRLAKKPSVSLGEITGEPFVGLRHNCSLKNSLLTRVHHMNFTLASTYDAEDLQTVAGFVAAGLGISVLPKTAGLNIDGLKWIPIEDEGWCWEVGLHLKKERYLSPATELFVKFIKEGFSLG; encoded by the coding sequence ATGGAACTGACTCAATTGGAATATTTTTTAAAAGTTGCGAGAATGGAGCATTTGACCAAAGCTGCTGAATCATTATCCATCACTCAGCCCGCTCTAAGTCATTCTATATCGAAGCTGGAAGCTGAACTAGGGGTCCCTCTATTCGAACGCAAGGGAAGAAATCTGAAGATCAATCGTTATGGATTAATGTTCTCGAAACATGTGGAGAAGATACTGCAGGAAGTACAGCGTGGGAAAAAAGAAATCGAGGAGCACTCCAATCCGGATTCTGGCGTGATACATCTCGCATATTTAAATATATTAGGCGTTGATCTAATTCCTAATCTCATCCGAGATTATCAGAAACTGAACCCGGCAATTACGTTCGAATTGTCACAAGGCGACAAGGGGACCATTTTGAATCAGGTTGAGGAAGGGCAATCGGATCTCATGATTACGTCTGAGAAGCCAGTAAATGATACTTTTGAATGGGTGCCGATGTTGTCGCTTCCGCTCTATCTGGTGGTCTCTGCAGACCATCGATTAGCGAAAAAACCTTCGGTTAGTTTAGGAGAAATTACAGGGGAGCCATTTGTAGGACTAAGGCATAACTGTAGCTTGAAAAATTCACTGCTGACTAGAGTCCACCATATGAATTTTACTCTTGCTTCAACCTACGATGCAGAAGATCTTCAGACAGTGGCCGGTTTTGTAGCGGCGGGACTTGGAATATCGGTATTGCCGAAGACGGCTGGTTTAAACATCGATGGCCTTAAGTGGATCCCGATTGAAGATGAAGGATGGTGCTGGGAAGTGGGCTTACATCTCAAGAAAGAAAGATATCTGTCCCCTGCAACAGAGTTGTTTGTCAAATTTATTAAAGAAGGGTTCTCGTTAGGATAG
- a CDS encoding copper oxidase, with the protein MDVMVITPNIPNLPYAERNGVKYFSLVAEPVKSEILPGIYMNAWGYNGSSPGPTICVYPGDYVCIRVFNKLPQPTSVHWHGLDIPNVMDGVPDIEPSPRIDPGGYFDYHFKINNPPGTHMYHSHFYPVFQDMMGLEGGFMILDPQESEKDVQRDYYIMLGSFKLKDIPAGVLERGVYNIDPFSETANFFTMNGRCFPYTAPLPVSEGDRIRIRFGNVGMANHPIHLHGHQFLETAVDGNSIARENQLKKSTILVSSGTTRDIELIANNPGRWPLHCHFPHHVSNNMTLPLGGMATAMVYEGFPKI; encoded by the coding sequence ATGGACGTTATGGTTATCACGCCCAATATACCGAATTTGCCCTATGCAGAGAGGAACGGAGTCAAATATTTCAGCTTAGTTGCAGAGCCCGTAAAGAGCGAAATTCTTCCCGGCATTTATATGAATGCCTGGGGTTATAATGGCAGTTCTCCAGGTCCAACGATCTGCGTGTACCCGGGCGACTATGTATGCATTAGAGTGTTTAATAAGTTACCTCAGCCAACCAGTGTACACTGGCATGGATTAGATATACCCAATGTAATGGACGGGGTGCCGGATATAGAACCTTCTCCAAGAATTGATCCGGGCGGGTACTTTGATTATCACTTCAAGATTAACAATCCTCCGGGAACTCATATGTACCATTCGCATTTTTACCCCGTCTTTCAAGACATGATGGGGCTGGAAGGCGGATTTATGATTCTTGATCCCCAGGAATCAGAAAAGGATGTGCAAAGAGATTATTATATTATGCTGGGATCCTTTAAGTTAAAGGATATTCCCGCTGGTGTCCTTGAAAGAGGCGTTTATAATATCGATCCCTTTTCAGAAACAGCGAATTTTTTCACGATGAACGGAAGGTGCTTTCCGTATACAGCCCCACTGCCGGTCTCAGAGGGTGATCGTATTCGGATCAGATTCGGGAACGTCGGAATGGCCAACCATCCCATTCACCTCCATGGGCATCAATTCCTTGAAACGGCAGTTGACGGCAATTCCATTGCGAGAGAGAATCAGCTTAAAAAGAGTACGATATTAGTTTCGTCAGGAACGACGAGAGATATTGAGTTAATCGCAAATAATCCCGGCCGGTGGCCGCTGCACTGTCATTTCCCACATCATGTTAGTAATAATATGACGCTTCCGCTAGGAGGAATGGCGACGGCAATGGTCTATGAAGGGTTCCCGAAAATCTGA
- a CDS encoding cysteine hydrolase family protein: MEACADVLIIIDLQNGVCYNHEHLFELEKLLTKVNDRISLYRKRHKPIVFVQHCDEELVPGEEQWAINAKLDVQAQDFLVQKIHANSFYKTNLKEVLDQLNVQSIEFCGAQTEYCVDATVKFAHGLGYKNLMVRNATSTLNHSFMSAKETIHFYENMWNHRYLEFIYDEK, translated from the coding sequence ATGGAGGCTTGCGCGGATGTTTTAATAATTATCGATTTACAGAATGGGGTTTGTTACAACCATGAGCATTTGTTTGAATTAGAAAAATTACTTACTAAAGTAAATGATAGAATCTCATTGTATAGAAAGCGGCATAAACCAATTGTTTTTGTGCAACACTGTGACGAGGAATTAGTACCTGGCGAAGAACAATGGGCTATTAATGCCAAGCTTGATGTTCAAGCACAGGATTTTTTGGTACAGAAAATACATGCAAATTCTTTTTACAAAACAAACTTAAAAGAAGTTTTAGATCAATTAAATGTACAGAGCATAGAGTTTTGTGGCGCGCAGACTGAATACTGTGTGGATGCTACGGTTAAATTTGCACATGGATTAGGTTACAAAAACCTTATGGTAAGAAATGCAACCTCCACCTTAAACCATTCGTTTATGTCTGCCAAAGAGACTATTCACTTCTATGAGAATATGTGGAATCATAGATATTTAGAGTTTATATATGATGAAAAATGA
- a CDS encoding Lrp/AsnC ligand binding domain-containing protein — protein MFGTRTSGEFTYLLKVVTETSETLEAFLESCNTFGFSSTLVVLSTRFEDKGLITSRDA, from the coding sequence GTGTTCGGTACCAGAACAAGCGGGGAGTTTACCTATTTATTGAAGGTTGTAACCGAAACAAGCGAAACCTTGGAAGCCTTCCTTGAAAGCTGCAACACATTTGGCTTCTCCTCGACGCTTGTTGTTCTGTCCACGCGTTTTGAGGATAAAGGCCTTATTACAAGCCGGGATGCATGA
- a CDS encoding AraC family transcriptional regulator — protein MDWLFSLNRALHFIEENLTEEIDLKEAAKLAHCSEYHFSRMFSFLAGIPLSEYIRRRRLTLAAFELQTNDLRVMDVAVKYGYSSADAFSRAFQGLHGILPSAVKSDAASLKAYPRMTFQLTIQGGNVMNYRIVQKEPFRIAGIKKRVSIQFNGVNEEIADMWKGLRSEDIAQLKKLSNVEPLGLISASTNFSEGRMEEKGELDHYIGVATTEENTGKFAILEVPALTWAIFEAAGPFPDTLQNVWGRIYSEWFPSASYELGVGPEILWNESKDVSSPHYRSEIWIPVIKKV, from the coding sequence ATGGATTGGCTTTTTAGTCTGAACAGAGCCTTACATTTTATAGAAGAAAATCTTACAGAAGAGATAGACCTGAAGGAAGCAGCTAAGCTGGCCCATTGTTCGGAGTATCACTTTTCAAGAATGTTCTCGTTCCTCGCAGGCATTCCGTTATCAGAGTACATTCGCCGGAGACGCTTGACGCTTGCGGCATTCGAGCTTCAAACAAATGATTTGAGAGTTATGGATGTCGCTGTGAAATATGGCTACAGCTCGGCGGATGCTTTTTCTAGAGCCTTCCAAGGTTTACACGGGATCCTGCCTTCAGCGGTAAAATCCGATGCCGCATCTTTAAAAGCATATCCGCGAATGACCTTCCAGCTAACAATTCAGGGAGGAAACGTTATGAATTATCGTATCGTACAGAAAGAACCGTTCCGTATCGCAGGTATTAAAAAGAGAGTATCCATACAATTTAATGGCGTAAACGAAGAAATTGCAGACATGTGGAAAGGGTTACGCAGCGAAGACATCGCCCAGCTGAAAAAGCTCTCTAATGTTGAGCCGCTTGGCTTGATTTCAGCATCGACAAATTTCTCTGAAGGACGAATGGAGGAGAAAGGGGAGCTTGACCATTATATAGGCGTGGCTACAACCGAGGAGAATACCGGGAAATTTGCGATACTAGAGGTTCCTGCACTAACATGGGCTATTTTCGAAGCTGCAGGGCCTTTTCCCGATACTCTGCAAAATGTTTGGGGACGCATCTATTCGGAATGGTTCCCTTCCGCAAGTTATGAGTTGGGGGTGGGGCCGGAAATATTATGGAACGAAAGCAAGGATGTATCTTCCCCTCATTATAGGAGCGAGATTTGGATACCGGTTATCAAGAAGGTTTAA
- a CDS encoding VOC family protein: protein MNINRLDHLVLTVTDIDKTCDFYCRVLGMRIVTFKEGRKALHFGQQKINLHEAGKEFEPKANTPMPGTADLCFITDVQMPDIISHLEDCHVIIEEGPVIRTGALGSITSVYVRDPDRNLIEISNYN, encoded by the coding sequence ATGAACATTAATCGGTTGGATCATTTAGTGTTGACGGTCACAGATATTGATAAAACATGCGACTTTTATTGTCGAGTGTTGGGAATGCGTATTGTAACGTTTAAAGAAGGACGAAAGGCGCTTCATTTTGGGCAACAGAAAATAAACCTGCATGAAGCAGGCAAAGAGTTTGAACCTAAAGCGAATACGCCGATGCCCGGAACTGCTGATTTATGTTTTATAACGGACGTTCAGATGCCTGATATAATAAGTCATTTAGAAGATTGCCACGTAATAATTGAGGAAGGTCCCGTCATAAGAACAGGAGCATTAGGATCGATAACATCCGTTTATGTAAGAGATCCAGATAGGAATCTAATAGAAATTTCTAATTATAACTGA
- a CDS encoding MBL fold metallo-hydrolase translates to MNVTILGYWGGYPVAGGATAGFLIETGEGRILLDCGSGVMSKLAGYAKVEQLDGVILSHLHYDHIADVGILQYAAVGALRVGKMKRKLSIYAPSDPVQLFDTLRGEHSEVRTIAPGGPVTMAGATIEFIPVPHTIPCYAVRITYQGKTVVYSADSSYCEQLIDFAANADLFLCEATVCDGSVHTTGHGHMSAQQAGMIAGKANVKRLVLVHLPGDGDFERMQQSASQAFGGPVELPDASCVYAV, encoded by the coding sequence ATGAATGTAACCATACTCGGATATTGGGGCGGTTATCCGGTGGCAGGCGGTGCAACAGCCGGGTTTCTTATCGAAACCGGGGAAGGGCGAATCTTGCTGGACTGCGGGAGCGGAGTAATGAGCAAGCTGGCCGGATATGCAAAGGTGGAGCAGCTGGACGGCGTCATCTTGTCTCATCTTCACTATGATCATATAGCGGATGTCGGCATTCTTCAATATGCAGCTGTCGGCGCGCTTCGGGTCGGCAAAATGAAACGGAAGCTTTCCATCTATGCACCGTCTGACCCGGTACAGCTATTCGATACATTGCGCGGGGAGCATTCCGAGGTCAGGACCATCGCTCCCGGCGGGCCCGTTACGATGGCTGGCGCAACGATTGAGTTTATTCCCGTTCCCCATACGATTCCATGCTATGCGGTCAGGATCACGTATCAGGGGAAAACAGTCGTATATTCTGCGGATTCCTCCTATTGCGAGCAATTGATTGATTTTGCGGCTAATGCGGATCTGTTCTTATGCGAAGCTACCGTATGCGATGGCAGTGTCCATACGACCGGACACGGCCATATGTCGGCACAGCAGGCTGGAATGATTGCCGGTAAAGCTAACGTCAAACGCCTTGTTCTCGTCCATCTGCCCGGAGACGGCGATTTCGAACGGATGCAGCAATCTGCCAGTCAGGCGTTTGGCGGACCGGTGGAGCTGCCGGATGCATCCTGCGTATACGCCGTATAA
- a CDS encoding Cof-type HAD-IIB family hydrolase, translating to MVQLVALDMDGTLLNRDKRITATVRESLQRFMHQGGLLTIASGRFPASVWLHAKALGMNAPLIALNGAVTLDAATGKQLDGTAMPPADAAMLVRHAERRGAYIHLYGCNVLYVNEINEMNSRWPLANVVVEAGKPLTEDNYKEQSRLIQVQAADDLAALALSGDSPVYKATVISEDEALINDLVREYTGWGIFTITRTGRRRFDLNACGVSKRSALEQVSRSCAIPQAQVAAIGDYDNDIEMLAWAGLGIAMGNASDRVKQAANVVTTSNEEDGVAYAFSRYLI from the coding sequence ATGGTTCAGTTAGTAGCTTTGGATATGGATGGAACATTGCTGAACCGGGACAAGCGGATAACAGCTACGGTGCGTGAGTCGCTTCAAAGGTTCATGCATCAAGGAGGCCTTCTTACCATTGCCTCCGGCCGTTTTCCGGCATCGGTATGGCTGCATGCGAAGGCGCTTGGCATGAATGCGCCGTTAATTGCGCTGAATGGCGCTGTTACGCTGGATGCAGCGACTGGCAAGCAGCTGGACGGAACAGCCATGCCGCCCGCGGATGCGGCCATGCTCGTGCGGCATGCGGAGAGAAGAGGAGCTTACATTCACCTGTACGGCTGTAATGTGCTGTATGTTAACGAGATCAACGAGATGAACAGCCGCTGGCCGCTCGCTAATGTTGTCGTAGAGGCAGGCAAGCCGCTTACGGAGGATAATTACAAGGAGCAATCCCGCCTTATTCAGGTGCAGGCTGCTGACGATCTGGCGGCATTGGCACTCTCCGGTGATTCTCCGGTGTATAAAGCGACCGTCATTAGCGAGGATGAAGCGCTGATTAACGACTTGGTCCGTGAATATACGGGATGGGGCATATTCACGATTACCAGAACCGGCCGGCGCCGATTTGATCTGAACGCTTGCGGCGTATCCAAGCGGTCAGCCTTGGAGCAAGTTTCGCGGAGCTGCGCCATACCGCAAGCTCAAGTCGCAGCGATTGGCGATTATGACAATGATATTGAAATGCTGGCATGGGCCGGACTTGGCATCGCAATGGGCAATGCAAGCGATCGGGTCAAGCAAGCGGCTAATGTTGTCACAACAAGCAATGAAGAAGATGGCGTAGCGTATGCCTTTAGCCGTTATTTGATTTAA
- a CDS encoding ABC transporter substrate-binding protein, translating into MKTKAVLTLAAATLIFTGCGAQNNGGNNTADKATDSSNAVQAADNKAVSGKLDFYTSEPEEDATKLIAAFNKKFPNVKVETFRSGTEEVVAKIEAEKQAGAVQADVLLAADSITFEGLKKEDMLLSYKSPEASTIPDDLKDPDGTYTGTKVMATVLAINTDQVKTAPDSWNVLKDEASKNSAIMPSPLYSGAAAYNIGVFSRTDGFGWDYLKGLKDNGMSVIKGNGAVIQAVASGEKNYGMVVDYLVAREKANGSHIDLVYPKEGVPIITEPIGIMKDTDNAAAAQAFVDFVLSEDGQKTAAEIGYTPIREGVTPPAGLKSISEFNVLSGDLATLASAREADKKQFTDVFGNE; encoded by the coding sequence ATGAAAACTAAGGCAGTATTGACACTTGCAGCAGCAACACTGATCTTTACCGGATGCGGCGCTCAAAATAACGGTGGTAACAACACAGCTGACAAAGCAACTGATTCTTCCAATGCAGTTCAAGCAGCCGACAACAAGGCCGTTTCCGGAAAGCTGGACTTCTACACGTCCGAACCCGAAGAGGATGCAACCAAGCTTATCGCAGCTTTCAACAAGAAGTTTCCGAATGTTAAGGTTGAAACTTTCCGCTCAGGTACGGAGGAAGTTGTAGCCAAGATTGAGGCCGAGAAGCAAGCCGGCGCCGTTCAAGCCGATGTGCTGCTTGCGGCGGATTCGATTACCTTTGAAGGCTTGAAGAAAGAAGATATGCTGCTTTCCTATAAGTCTCCTGAAGCAAGCACTATTCCAGACGATCTGAAAGATCCGGACGGTACGTATACCGGAACGAAAGTAATGGCTACTGTTCTTGCGATAAATACCGATCAGGTGAAGACGGCGCCGGACTCCTGGAACGTACTTAAAGATGAAGCAAGCAAAAACAGCGCGATTATGCCGAGCCCGCTTTATTCCGGCGCGGCTGCATATAACATTGGTGTCTTTTCACGTACGGACGGCTTTGGCTGGGATTACCTGAAAGGCTTGAAGGATAACGGTATGTCTGTCATTAAAGGAAATGGCGCTGTTATTCAAGCAGTCGCAAGCGGAGAAAAAAATTATGGCATGGTCGTTGATTACCTGGTAGCCCGTGAGAAGGCGAATGGCTCCCATATTGATCTTGTTTATCCGAAAGAAGGCGTTCCAATCATTACGGAACCAATCGGAATCATGAAGGACACGGACAACGCCGCTGCTGCACAAGCATTTGTCGATTTTGTCCTGTCTGAGGATGGCCAGAAGACGGCTGCCGAGATTGGATACACGCCAATTCGCGAAGGGGTTACTCCTCCTGCCGGATTGAAGAGCATCTCTGAATTTAATGTGCTGTCCGGGGATCTGGCTACGCTGGCAAGCGCACGCGAAGCCGACAAGAAACAATTCACCGATGTGTTCGGAAACGAATGA
- a CDS encoding ABC transporter permease — MPSREVLGSAVQNRKGRNNRPSFLSGASVYKKIAAVTGMVAVLFFFILPLLKLLLLSVDGPHGLTFGIYAEMLSQSRFWHIMNHTFVVVIGSTALAMALGLLVAWFMAYTDIRYKRLLHLVILSSFVLPSYVLTLSWSSFMGPQGMAAALLRLLHPGAKPWSMYSMGGIVFVMGIHHFPLVYMFTANVLKKIPRDLEWASRASGAGKFKTFRRVTLPLALPGITAGGLLVFLATLDNFGIPAFLGTPVNISVLSTYIYEEIIGFGPSAFARGASLSVILGIIALVGTWLQWLSVRKSKTSDTVLVDETPRYRLGKSRLWLSIIIWLMLVGITIVPLFSMISLSLRTSYGASFSLKHISFKNYHYILFDNPKIWQAIQNSFILSLVTLIICLIIGTLFAYVRVRKPSKLYKTAELIVSIPYTLPGIVFALSMILVWMEPIPGWNPGIYGTTTILFIAYICRFLILQIRAGVTAFLQVDESVEEAARISGAGPWKKWHAILLPLLLPGLLSGAFLVFLTALTELTVSAMLYSSGSQTIGVMIFSFEQAGNTLYSTAMSSLIVLLIVVGAGLLQLIQLLMGRKKGVQL; from the coding sequence ATGCCAAGCCGAGAAGTTCTCGGGAGTGCTGTACAGAATCGTAAAGGGCGGAATAACCGCCCTTCTTTTCTATCCGGCGCTTCCGTCTATAAGAAAATTGCCGCTGTCACGGGCATGGTCGCCGTTTTATTCTTTTTTATACTGCCGCTGTTGAAATTGCTGCTGTTAAGCGTGGATGGCCCGCATGGCTTAACATTCGGCATCTATGCTGAAATGTTAAGCCAATCGCGATTCTGGCACATCATGAATCATACATTCGTTGTTGTGATTGGCTCTACTGCTCTGGCCATGGCGTTAGGCCTGCTTGTCGCCTGGTTTATGGCGTATACCGATATTCGTTATAAGCGTCTGCTTCATCTTGTCATTTTATCATCGTTTGTATTGCCTTCTTACGTCCTGACATTGTCTTGGTCGAGCTTCATGGGCCCTCAAGGCATGGCGGCTGCATTGCTTCGTCTGCTTCATCCGGGCGCCAAGCCTTGGAGCATGTATAGCATGGGCGGCATTGTATTCGTCATGGGTATTCATCATTTTCCGCTAGTGTATATGTTTACTGCGAATGTGCTTAAAAAAATCCCGAGGGATTTGGAGTGGGCGTCGAGAGCGAGCGGAGCCGGCAAATTTAAAACGTTCAGGAGAGTAACGCTCCCGCTAGCGCTTCCCGGTATTACAGCAGGCGGACTGCTTGTCTTTCTGGCCACACTGGATAATTTCGGCATCCCTGCTTTTCTGGGAACACCGGTCAATATTAGTGTATTAAGCACTTATATTTATGAAGAAATCATTGGCTTTGGTCCTTCGGCTTTCGCCAGAGGAGCATCGCTTTCCGTTATATTAGGCATTATTGCTTTAGTCGGCACATGGCTGCAGTGGCTGTCGGTCCGCAAAAGCAAAACATCGGATACCGTTCTAGTTGATGAAACGCCGCGTTACCGGCTGGGCAAGTCCCGCTTGTGGCTTAGCATAATCATTTGGCTTATGCTGGTTGGCATAACGATTGTTCCTTTATTTTCGATGATCTCGCTTTCTTTGAGAACTTCTTACGGGGCTTCATTTAGCTTGAAGCACATCTCTTTCAAAAACTATCATTATATTTTGTTCGATAATCCGAAAATATGGCAGGCGATTCAAAACAGCTTTATTTTATCACTGGTTACGCTCATTATTTGTCTGATTATAGGCACTTTATTTGCTTATGTTCGTGTCCGGAAGCCATCCAAGCTGTACAAAACCGCAGAACTTATCGTTTCAATTCCGTATACGCTGCCAGGCATTGTATTCGCATTATCAATGATACTTGTCTGGATGGAACCAATTCCAGGCTGGAATCCCGGCATTTACGGCACGACGACGATCTTGTTTATCGCTTATATTTGCCGGTTTCTCATATTGCAGATCAGAGCCGGGGTTACCGCCTTTTTGCAGGTCGATGAGTCTGTAGAAGAAGCAGCCCGGATATCGGGAGCTGGCCCTTGGAAAAAGTGGCATGCCATATTGCTGCCATTGCTGCTTCCGGGACTGCTCAGCGGCGCATTCCTAGTTTTTCTAACTGCGCTGACGGAACTTACCGTATCCGCAATGCTGTATTCATCGGGATCGCAAACGATTGGCGTCATGATATTCAGCTTTGAGCAAGCGGGCAATACGTTATATTCGACTGCAATGTCAAGTCTGATTGTATTGCTTATAGTCGTTGGAGCGGGACTGCTGCAGCTGATCCAGCTGCTAATGGGTCGCAAGAAAGGAGTTCAATTATGA
- a CDS encoding ABC transporter ATP-binding protein produces the protein MSIQLKQINKSFGSFQALSAVNLTIEDGEFVAILGPSGCGKTTLLRMLAGFEKPTSGEIIINGEIAASEAVLTPPERRRIGMVFQNFALWPHMTVYEHVRFPIRTHKETPKAIRDHEAERVQDVLELVGLSHLSGRMPHELSGGQKQRVAIARAIASEPSLLLMDEPLSSLDAMLRMDLRREIQAVHRKTKSAIVYVTHDQEEALAMADRIIVMKNGQIEQAGTPQDIYLRPQTEFVAKFVSKSNLVRGQWVKEGFLPEGADNGVCWRGEQVAESFRENQRYPVRPDQFQIHAGAAGGLQGIVMNVQFQGKAYIYDIYSAGQQFEVVSPLSFQLNDKVSLSVPVQETVQELHYA, from the coding sequence ATGAGCATTCAACTGAAACAAATCAACAAGTCGTTTGGCAGCTTCCAGGCGCTTAGCGCGGTCAATCTGACGATTGAGGACGGGGAATTTGTTGCTATTCTCGGACCGTCAGGTTGTGGCAAAACGACACTGCTGCGCATGCTGGCAGGCTTTGAGAAGCCCACTTCCGGAGAAATTATTATAAACGGCGAGATAGCCGCAAGCGAAGCGGTCTTAACGCCGCCTGAAAGACGCCGCATCGGCATGGTGTTTCAAAACTTCGCCCTTTGGCCGCATATGACCGTGTACGAGCATGTCCGGTTTCCTATAAGGACGCATAAGGAAACGCCTAAAGCTATTCGTGATCATGAGGCTGAACGTGTGCAGGACGTATTGGAGCTTGTTGGGCTTTCGCATCTATCCGGGCGAATGCCGCATGAACTTTCCGGCGGGCAGAAACAGCGTGTTGCCATTGCGAGGGCTATTGCCTCTGAGCCCTCTCTGCTATTGATGGATGAGCCGCTGAGCAGCCTGGACGCGATGTTGCGTATGGATTTGCGCCGCGAGATTCAGGCTGTTCACCGGAAGACAAAATCAGCCATCGTATACGTTACACATGATCAAGAAGAAGCGCTTGCCATGGCAGACCGGATTATTGTGATGAAGAATGGGCAGATCGAGCAGGCGGGAACGCCGCAAGACATCTATTTGCGTCCGCAAACGGAATTTGTGGCGAAATTCGTCTCCAAATCCAATCTTGTGCGCGGGCAATGGGTCAAAGAGGGCTTCCTGCCGGAAGGGGCAGACAATGGCGTATGCTGGAGAGGTGAACAGGTAGCGGAATCATTCAGGGAAAATCAGCGGTATCCGGTGCGGCCGGATCAGTTCCAAATCCATGCAGGCGCAGCCGGCGGGCTGCAAGGCATAGTCATGAATGTGCAATTTCAAGGCAAAGCGTATATCTATGATATTTATTCCGCCGGGCAGCAATTTGAAGTCGTTTCTCCGCTTTCTTTTCAGTTAAACGACAAAGTATCCTTGTCGGTGCCTGTTCAGGAAACCGTACAGGAGCTGCACTATGCATAA